One genomic region from Amphiprion ocellaris isolate individual 3 ecotype Okinawa chromosome 20, ASM2253959v1, whole genome shotgun sequence encodes:
- the ppm1aa gene encoding protein phosphatase 1A isoform X2: MGAFLDKPKMEKYNSHGEGNNLRYGLSSMQGWRVEMEDAHTAVIGLPHGLDPWSFFAVYDGHAGSQVAKYCCEHLLEHITTNSDFQSALQEDQSVDSVKNGIRTGFLQIDEHMRTISEKKHGVDRSGSTAVGVMISPSHIYFINCGDSRGLLSRGGAVHFFTQDHKPSNPLEKERIQNAGGSVMIQRVNGSLAVSRALGDFDYKCVHGKGPTEQLVSPEPEVYAIERCEGEDEFIILACDGIWDVMANEELCDFVRSRLEVTDDLEKVSNEIVDTCLYKGSRDNMSVVLICFPGAPKVSPEAVKREAELDKYLEGRVEEIIKKQGDEGVPDLVHVMRTLASESIPNLPPGGELASKRSVIEAVYNKLNPYRSDDTDSASTDDMW; this comes from the exons ATGGGTGCATTTCTGGACAAaccaaagatggaaaaatataaTTCCCATGGTGAAGGTAACAACCTTAGGTATGGGCTGAGCAGCATGCAGGGCTGGCGGGTTGAGATGGAAGATGCACACACAGCAGTCATTGGTCTGCCTCATGGTCTCGACCCCTGGTCATTCTTTGCTGTTTATGATGGGCATGCTGGCTCTCAGGTGGCCAAATACTGCTGTGAGCACCTGCTGGAGCACATCACCACCAACTCAGacttccagagtgctctgcaGGAAGATCAATCAGTGGATAGCGTGAAGAATGGAATCCGCACAGGATTCTTGCAGATTGATGAACATATGCGAACCATCTCCGAGAAGAAGCATGGTGTTGACCGCAGTGGCTCCACTGCAGTAGGTGTGATGATTTCTCCAAGCCATATCTACTTCATCAACTGTGGTGACTCACGGGGGCTCCTCAGCCGAGGTGGAGCTGTGCACTTCTTCACACAGGATCACAAACCCAGCAACCCACTGGAGAAAGAAAGAATCCAAAATGCCGGTGGCTCAGTCATGATCCAGCGAGTTAATGGGTCCCTAGCTGTGTCTCGGGCTCTGGGAGACTTCGACTACAAGTGTGTGCATGGAAAAGGCCCAACAGAGCAGCTTGTTTCTCCAGAGCCTGAAGTTTATGCAATAGAGAGATGCGAGGGGGAAGATGAATTCATTATTCTAGCTTGTGATGGCATCTGGGATGTCATGGCCAATGAGGAACTGTGTGACTTTGTGAGGTCAAGGCTAGAGGTTACAGATGATCTTGAAAAAGTCAGCAATGAAATTGTTGACACCTGCTTGTACAAG gGAAGCCGAGACAATATGAGTGTTGTGTTAATCTGCTTTCCTGGAGCCCCAAAGGTATCTCCAGAAGCAGTGAAACGGGAGGCTGAGCTGGACAAATATCTGGAGGGAAGAGTAGAAG aAATCATCAAAAAGCAGGGAGATGAAGGTGTCCCGGATTTGGTCCATGTTATGCGGACGTTAGCATCTGAGAGCATCCCCAATCTTCCTCCTGGAGGAGAACTGGCAAGCAA ACGAAGTGTTATTGAAGCGGTGTACAACAAACTCAACCCTTACCGAAGTGATGACACA GACTCTGCATCCACAGACGACATGTGGTAA
- the ppm1aa gene encoding protein phosphatase 1A isoform X1: protein MGAFLDKPKMEKYNSHGEGNNLRYGLSSMQGWRVEMEDAHTAVIGLPHGLDPWSFFAVYDGHAGSQVAKYCCEHLLEHITTNSDFQSALQEDQSVDSVKNGIRTGFLQIDEHMRTISEKKHGVDRSGSTAVGVMISPSHIYFINCGDSRGLLSRGGAVHFFTQDHKPSNPLEKERIQNAGGSVMIQRVNGSLAVSRALGDFDYKCVHGKGPTEQLVSPEPEVYAIERCEGEDEFIILACDGIWDVMANEELCDFVRSRLEVTDDLEKVSNEIVDTCLYKGSRDNMSVVLICFPGAPKVSPEAVKREAELDKYLEGRVEEIIKKQGDEGVPDLVHVMRTLASESIPNLPPGGELASKRSVIEAVYNKLNPYRSDDTDADILFFRGFS from the exons ATGGGTGCATTTCTGGACAAaccaaagatggaaaaatataaTTCCCATGGTGAAGGTAACAACCTTAGGTATGGGCTGAGCAGCATGCAGGGCTGGCGGGTTGAGATGGAAGATGCACACACAGCAGTCATTGGTCTGCCTCATGGTCTCGACCCCTGGTCATTCTTTGCTGTTTATGATGGGCATGCTGGCTCTCAGGTGGCCAAATACTGCTGTGAGCACCTGCTGGAGCACATCACCACCAACTCAGacttccagagtgctctgcaGGAAGATCAATCAGTGGATAGCGTGAAGAATGGAATCCGCACAGGATTCTTGCAGATTGATGAACATATGCGAACCATCTCCGAGAAGAAGCATGGTGTTGACCGCAGTGGCTCCACTGCAGTAGGTGTGATGATTTCTCCAAGCCATATCTACTTCATCAACTGTGGTGACTCACGGGGGCTCCTCAGCCGAGGTGGAGCTGTGCACTTCTTCACACAGGATCACAAACCCAGCAACCCACTGGAGAAAGAAAGAATCCAAAATGCCGGTGGCTCAGTCATGATCCAGCGAGTTAATGGGTCCCTAGCTGTGTCTCGGGCTCTGGGAGACTTCGACTACAAGTGTGTGCATGGAAAAGGCCCAACAGAGCAGCTTGTTTCTCCAGAGCCTGAAGTTTATGCAATAGAGAGATGCGAGGGGGAAGATGAATTCATTATTCTAGCTTGTGATGGCATCTGGGATGTCATGGCCAATGAGGAACTGTGTGACTTTGTGAGGTCAAGGCTAGAGGTTACAGATGATCTTGAAAAAGTCAGCAATGAAATTGTTGACACCTGCTTGTACAAG gGAAGCCGAGACAATATGAGTGTTGTGTTAATCTGCTTTCCTGGAGCCCCAAAGGTATCTCCAGAAGCAGTGAAACGGGAGGCTGAGCTGGACAAATATCTGGAGGGAAGAGTAGAAG aAATCATCAAAAAGCAGGGAGATGAAGGTGTCCCGGATTTGGTCCATGTTATGCGGACGTTAGCATCTGAGAGCATCCCCAATCTTCCTCCTGGAGGAGAACTGGCAAGCAA ACGAAGTGTTATTGAAGCGGTGTACAACAAACTCAACCCTTACCGAAGTGATGACACA